GTGCGGGTAAACTCGGCTTGGGTTCAAATAATCTGTTGTTCATTGCCTGCGAACTTCTTCTCTTAGGTCAAGAGGATGAGGGAAACAAGCTGCTGCTGATCGAAGAGCCAAGTGCCCATCTTCATGCACAACGGCAGTTGCAGGTAATGAGGTCATTGCAAGAACAGGCAAAGGAAAAGGGAATCCAGGTCATCATTACCACCCACAGCCCGAACCTTGCCTCGGCTATTGAACTGGACAACATAGTGATGGTTCGCAACGGGCGAGCCTTTTCACTGGCTGAGGGAGAAACGAACCTGGAGCCCTCGGACTACAAATTTCTTAAGCGCTTCCTTGATGTTACCAAGGCCAATCTGTTCTTCGCTCGCGGTGTCATGATCGTCGAGGGGGACGCGGAGAACATACTATTGCCCACGTTGGCGAACATACTCGGTTGTGATTTCACTGAACACGGCGTATCTATCGTGAACGTAGGTGGCGTGGGACTAAGACGTTATGCTCGTATCTTTCAACGCAAGTGCGTCACCGAGGATATGAAGCGACTGGAACAAAATGATCTGACCGATGACCAACTGGCATTGATCAAGAAAATTATTCATGAGAGTCAGCTCGATATCCCCGTCGCCTGCGTAACCGACATGGATGTTATGCCGGATTGTGCACCTGTCATTGTTGGAAAGATCAAAGAAGATGATGATTGGCCGGAGATGACAACGCGCCGATGGAAGGCAAAAAGAGATTTCGATGATAACGCTGCCTTGGCCCTACACCGTGACGCGAAGGATAAAAAAGCTAGCGGTCAATATGTCAAAAGCTTCATCTCTGATGAATGGACTTTGGAGTACGATCTGGCGCTCGGGCCGAAAAACGAGGATGACATTTTCCCCGGCGGCTTAGCCGAAGATGTCTTCATAGCAGCCTGCCTCGCCGAAAAAGATGACAGCATCAATAACCAAAAAACTACTTTTCCCGAGGTGGAGAAAACAGCAATCAAGGAATTCGGTGCCCTTAAGGTGGCAACGGAAGAAAAAGATAATTGTACCATGGAAGAAGTGCTCGCTGCGAAGATCTATGCAAAGTTTGCTAAGAATGGCGTGTCCAAACCAATAGCTGCGCAGTATCTGGCAGAACGACTGCAGTCAAAAAATAAAAGAGGTGAATTAACCTCCGATAATTTACGGGGGAGACTTCCAAAATATCTAGTCGCGGCCATCGACTACGTAACAGGGACTGGGACAAAAGATGAAAGTCCCAGTAAAGAGGTACTGGCCAGTGAATGACGACCTTCCGTTCGAACCATCTGAGATTACGAATGATGATATCTGTTGGGCAACAAGTCTTCTAAATCTTCCGACTAACGCATTCAAGGGAGAAGATGGGACTGACCCGCGTCAAGAGGTCCTCAAGACTTTGGCACCAATCGACGTTGCAGCCTGTCCTGGTAGTGGGAAAACCACGTTGTTGGTGGCGAAGTTGGCGGTCTTGGGAATAAAGTGGAAATACCGCACACGCGGGATCTGTGTAATATCCCATACCAACGCCGCACGCCACCAAATTGAAACCCGTCTCGGTCATACCACCGTAGGGCGGAGTTTGTTATCCTATCCACATTTTATTGGAACCATTCATGGGTTCGTGAATGAATTTCTTGCCTTACCATGGATAAGATCCAAAGGCTTTCAGATCAAGATGATTGATAGTGACATATGTCTTGAAAGACGTTGGAAGGCCTTACCATATGCAACTCGAAGTGGTCTTGAAAAAAATCACATCTCCAGTTCAATATTAGAGGTTAAATCTCCCGATTACTGTTTGGGCGAAGTGCGTTGGGGTAAAGGGAATATACTTGGAAAAGCAACAAGTACATACTGTGATATTCAAACGGTACAACAGCGTTCTATCAGTGAAGGTTATCATTGTTATGATGAAATGTTCATGTGGGCAGGGGAACTGATGGATAAGACCCCTGATGCTGTTCAGATTATACGTAGCCGCTTTCCCCTTCTGTTCATAGATGAAGCCCAGGATAACAGTGAAGATCAATCAAAGATTCTCCGCCGCATTTTCATGGATGGAGATGGAGCGGTTATCCGCCAACGTTTTGGTGATGAAAACCAGGCCATCTTCGATTTTCTTGGAGCCAAGGAAGCAACCACAGACAAGTTCCCAATTGACTCAATAAAGCAGGATCTGCCAAACAGCCATCGCTTCGGACAGGAAATCGCTAACCTGGTCGACCCTCTTGGAGTTATCCCCTTTCCTTGTGGCCTGAAAGGGCACGGTCCCAAGAAGAAGATTCTTGATTCTGGTGCACAAGAGGGGCGCCACACCATTTTTCTATTCGATGAGCATAGTATAGATAGGGTTCTGAATGCCTATGGAGAATTGCTCATCGACACTTTTTCTGAAGAAGAGTTGAATGAAGGATCGAGTAAAGGAAAGTTTGTGGCTGTCGGTCAAGTCCACAGAGATAAGGGAGATGATCATAAACCGCGCCATGTTGGTCATTACTGGCCAGACTACGATCCAGAACTATCGATAAGCGAACCAAAGCCGCATACTTTCGTGCAGTATGTCTTCGCCGGACAAGGAAAGTCAGAAACAACCGGTGAAAGCTATTGGGCTGTCGAAAAAATCGCTGAAGGAATTCTGCGATTAGTTAGGATGGTAGAAGACGGGGCAACTCATTCACAACGCAGATACAGTCACCGGTATGTATTGAATCTTTTGGAAAAACATATCGATGTGCGAGAGCTCTACATAGAGCTTATCACCAAATTCTCTGTAGAGAGATTTATCCCAACAGAAGAGACATGGAATGGGCATTGGAGAGGCCTTGTGCATGACATCGCAAAGACTATCGCCGGTACATCCCAGTTTAATTCGGAAGCAATCAGCTTCCTGTCATGGAAAGATGTGCCTGGTGATTCCGTGACGCCACCAATTGCCCAAAAAAGCCGTGACAACATCTATCATTTTTCCAAGAACGGAAAGAACGTTGTTATTCGCGTTGGATCAGTACACTCGGTTAAGGGTGAGACACACATGTCCACACTGGTTCTAGAGACATTCTGGCAAGACAATAGAAGTCGACACAATCTTGAACTGCTCTTGCCTTGGTTGTGCAAGAGTAGTTTTGGGGGGCAAGGTAAAGGGGTACAACAGCAATATCGTCTCAAGCTTCATTATGTAGCAATGACCCGCCCGACCCACCTCCTTTGCTTGGCGATGAAACAGAGCACGTTTAAGGATAGCATGGGCAATATAGACCAGCAGATGGCAGAAAATCTTAAAAGTTGCGGTTGGCAGGTTCAACCGATATTATCCTCTTGATTTTTTTTACCATAAGGAATTTATGAAAATACTACACACATCCGACTGGCACATTGGCCGTGCCCTCAATGGCCGCAAGCGATATGGGGAGTTCGAGGTATTCCTGCACTGGCTGGCAGACCTTATTGAACAAGAAGATATCGATGCCCTGCTTGTGGCAGGAGACGTGTTTGACAACAGCACTCCAAGCAATCGTGCACAGGAACTCTATTATCGGTTTCTCTGCTGTGTCGCGGCCTCTCCGAAACGCAATGTGGTGGTAACGGCAGGGAATCATGATTCACCGTCTTTCCTGAACGCGCCTAGAGAACTCCTGAAGTTCCTGAATGTCCATGTCGTGGGAAGCGCATCAGACGCTCCCGAGGACGAACTGATTGTGATTACCGGTTCTGATCAAGAGCCCCGTCTCATTGTCTGCGCCGTTCCGTATCTCAGAGACCGGGATATCCGCACGGCTGAAGCCGGGGAGAGTATTGAAGACAAGGACCGGAAGATCATTGAGGGAATCCGGGCTCATTACCGGATAGTCTGTGAAACGGCGCAGCAGCAGCGCGGACTGCTGAAAAAGCATATCCCGATTATCGCCATGGGGCATCTCTTTGCCGCCGGGGGCGAGACCGTTGACGGTGATGGGGTCCGTGAACTGTATATCGGCTCGCTGGCCCAGGTCAGAAGGGATGTATTCCCCGAATATGTCGACTACGTTGCCCTCGGGCATCTTCATATTCCTCAACGGGTTGGCGGTTCCGATGTCATACGCTATGCCGGGTCGCCGCTTCCCATCGGTTTCGGCGAGGCAGGGCAGGAAAAGAGCGTGGTCATGGTGGAGTTTT
The sequence above is a segment of the Deltaproteobacteria bacterium genome. Coding sequences within it:
- a CDS encoding exonuclease SbcCD subunit D C-terminal domain-containing protein, translating into MKILHTSDWHIGRALNGRKRYGEFEVFLHWLADLIEQEDIDALLVAGDVFDNSTPSNRAQELYYRFLCCVAASPKRNVVVTAGNHDSPSFLNAPRELLKFLNVHVVGSASDAPEDELIVITGSDQEPRLIVCAVPYLRDRDIRTAEAGESIEDKDRKIIEGIRAHYRIVCETAQQQRGLLKKHIPIIAMGHLFAAGGETVDGDGVRELYIGSLAQVRRDVFPEYVDYVALGHLHIPQRVGGSDVIRYAGSPLPIGFGEAGQEKSVVMVEFSDHAPMVATIPIPKFQPLRTLRGDWKTIARGIDLLKSEESTAWLEIVYDGDEVAGNLREQLDEAVEKTGLEVLRVKNNRVLERAMSGIDAEETLDDLDVTDVFMRCLESHEIPEDRRSALVSAFQEIIVALNEADPMAE
- a CDS encoding UvrD-helicase domain-containing protein, producing MNDDLPFEPSEITNDDICWATSLLNLPTNAFKGEDGTDPRQEVLKTLAPIDVAACPGSGKTTLLVAKLAVLGIKWKYRTRGICVISHTNAARHQIETRLGHTTVGRSLLSYPHFIGTIHGFVNEFLALPWIRSKGFQIKMIDSDICLERRWKALPYATRSGLEKNHISSSILEVKSPDYCLGEVRWGKGNILGKATSTYCDIQTVQQRSISEGYHCYDEMFMWAGELMDKTPDAVQIIRSRFPLLFIDEAQDNSEDQSKILRRIFMDGDGAVIRQRFGDENQAIFDFLGAKEATTDKFPIDSIKQDLPNSHRFGQEIANLVDPLGVIPFPCGLKGHGPKKKILDSGAQEGRHTIFLFDEHSIDRVLNAYGELLIDTFSEEELNEGSSKGKFVAVGQVHRDKGDDHKPRHVGHYWPDYDPELSISEPKPHTFVQYVFAGQGKSETTGESYWAVEKIAEGILRLVRMVEDGATHSQRRYSHRYVLNLLEKHIDVRELYIELITKFSVERFIPTEETWNGHWRGLVHDIAKTIAGTSQFNSEAISFLSWKDVPGDSVTPPIAQKSRDNIYHFSKNGKNVVIRVGSVHSVKGETHMSTLVLETFWQDNRSRHNLELLLPWLCKSSFGGQGKGVQQQYRLKLHYVAMTRPTHLLCLAMKQSTFKDSMGNIDQQMAENLKSCGWQVQPILSS
- a CDS encoding AAA family ATPase, producing the protein MYLSKITIENFRCFGEADNRFELSLNPKLTALVGENDTGKTAIIDALRFVLGTTDQEWYRLEDTDFCNEGTSREIRIICKFEGLNARDKRAFVEYLTYNEDGETDPVFYVNWTAEDTGDAPKGRPYRRVEVHSGKNGDGPSIDPKARELLRATYLRPLRNADQALSAGRGSRLAQVLHHTDQVKTEGVGYDPTGNIDPKKLNVLGIGDLANSLLENQKGIKNTRTEIDTHLEGLSLRWDSLKSIIKVSGSTSSEDVRLRQLLEKLDLILGGAGKLGLGSNNLLFIACELLLLGQEDEGNKLLLIEEPSAHLHAQRQLQVMRSLQEQAKEKGIQVIITTHSPNLASAIELDNIVMVRNGRAFSLAEGETNLEPSDYKFLKRFLDVTKANLFFARGVMIVEGDAENILLPTLANILGCDFTEHGVSIVNVGGVGLRRYARIFQRKCVTEDMKRLEQNDLTDDQLALIKKIIHESQLDIPVACVTDMDVMPDCAPVIVGKIKEDDDWPEMTTRRWKAKRDFDDNAALALHRDAKDKKASGQYVKSFISDEWTLEYDLALGPKNEDDIFPGGLAEDVFIAACLAEKDDSINNQKTTFPEVEKTAIKEFGALKVATEEKDNCTMEEVLAAKIYAKFAKNGVSKPIAAQYLAERLQSKNKRGELTSDNLRGRLPKYLVAAIDYVTGTGTKDESPSKEVLASE